The nucleotide window ACATAAGAAAATCATCGAAAGAGATTTTGCCATCACGCGAACCATAACGATGTGCCAACGCATTGAGTATTCGATTGTTGAGGTGATAGCCGGCTGAGTTGAGCGCATCACGCAATTTAAAGCCATCAATGCGGCCAGTTTGTTCGGGATCATACAGCTTAAATATCGCTTTCCATTTTGCAATGTCGGTGAGTAGCGCTTCGAATTCTTCGAAACCCAATTTACCCGACTGATCGACATCCATCATGGCAACCATGGAGCGACAGACATCCTTAGAGAAACCACCAGTATTCTCCTCCATTATGACTGTTTGAAAGAAATGTGGATGTAAttgaaattagtaaaaatacatatatatttgtatttagatTGTTTCCCACCTGGTGGCAAACCAATATAACCGCCCGCTTTGGTCTGATTCGCATTTGGCGGATTTTGTTCGTTGCCCTCTGAAAAGATGCTCTCAAATGGTGTGCCCTTGCAAAATGGACCACAAACAAGCGCCAAGATATTCAGACCACCACCCTCTGCCGGTGCGCCACCTCCAACGTCAGCGTTTTGCACATTGTAGTTGTATGGCGTATAACTTGTACTCTTTGGCAAATCTGTTCAGAGTtcgagaatacaaaataaattatgtactgataataataataaattgtaaatttttttatctacTTTTATGGctacttatataaaaatgtaatttaattaattttacaacatttgatttttgtaattcgcatttaattccaaattttttaatttgattcttgaaatttttaatactcCGCCACTTACCATCTTTCATTGAATGATCCAATATCCGTTTCAATTCCATCCAATCCACCTCCATGTCTGGACCGGCAATACTTTGGAAAAGTTTCAAAAGACTCTCATTGTGTCCTTCTTGCGGTCTGGGATCCATTGGGTTGGGAAGACTTGGCAACACCTGCACAATAACAGACAAGTTTTAGAACTATTTCAAAATGGTTTTGCGAGCAATTTCACTAAATAAAagtgcttaaaattattgattcaaAACTACTACAATTTTGTGCAATAAATTGAACGAGTTTaggaatatatgagaatacatatacagtggaacttctctaactcgaatcaccataatccacaaaaaaacttcgagttagagagacttcgagttatagaattttcattaaaacatacatacgaaaagttcgatttatggaacgaaatttgtatgaaatttggcttctaaacgatATTGCCAttccaaaagttcgagttatggagatcttcgagttataaaagttcgagttatggaagttccactgtatattggaTTAAGATATTGAGGAACGCTAAacagatatatacaaatttaaattacaaaaatcaatattatatacagttaaGGCGAGCTAACTGCTTATGGCATGTctacataatttttcaaatctatTGGGTACTCTTTTATGAAATGTAACTGGAATACTTCGTTTGCGGATTTTTATAGCATTCTTGAAAACATGTTCAATGTTCGTacattcataaatttatataatatttacctcAAGGTCAACTTCACCTTTTAGTCACAACTAACATGAACTACACCAACTAATCAgcagtaaaatttttatgaaccaCTTTCCGTTTATCTTCaccattttcattaaattgagtaatattgtattaaattcaaaataataaatttttaatttttttattaataaaatttataaaatgaaataaatttttttttgtaattaattttatgctATAATTGACACTTTGAAATGAATGCAATTattgtgtaattaaaattatgaatttctaatgaaaacttaattatgttttatgaaaagaattgcataaaaaatgtaGGAGAGCATgtattacaaaatttatgcaCTAAAATATATGGATGAGTGCAGCAATTGACTAATGAAGACAATGACCTcgaatgaacaacaacaaaattttttgttgtggaatttaatttaatgtttttttttactagaCCAAGGCAAATGAAAGCTCATAGTAATGATTAAAAGTACGACACACCAGCCAAACCCTAAGTGAAAGCATTCCCGCATGTAATTATGTCAATGTAAGTaattccatatatatgtatgtatgtatgtgaagcagttatatatatacatgcattaatcatataaatttgtattattactCACCTTATCATCCGTCGGGCTTCCATATCCAACATGGTCGTCATTCTCTCTGGTGTATTAGTAGTATTGGAAGGATCAAAAGGGAAAGAGAAGAAAAAAGTTTGGTAAAAGAGTGCAGGCAAAATGACAAACCCGCAAAGGATTGCAcacggcatatacatataaatgtaaatatgtggtATGTAAAATTAAGTACAGTGAAAGCAAATTTTAACGAACTGAACGAAATGAATACACTTTCTGCAcaacattattttcaattacataCTTCATATTCTTTAAACTACCAAAATTTACGATGATTAACACAAAATTCAACTATttactctaaaaaaaaaactaattttaggttattaaattttcgaaattcgaattatCAATAAAAGCTTGTTATAGCGCTGTTTCACTGTACTTAAGATTTTACGCGCAATTAAAAGCACACTGTGCACCATTCTGATGATTcgtaagtaaaaataattattatatacatactccATGTTATTCTGAGTTTCCGAGAAAACACGAATAACGAATTCACCTTCCTCATTCGGATCAAAGGTAGATGGTACGATTAAGTAATGACCAGGTGGAAGTTTAAAGCGTGCACAAACCTAAAAATGCagagaagaaatttttttttttaactcaacaTTCACCAAATTCACATTTATCATAAGTGCCGTTAGCACAAAATGCTACTCACCTCACGTGTATTAATGAAATGTGGCGAGCGTCCGACGGATGCGCGATATTTAAAGTAGTTCAGACCTTGCGGTCTGGTGTGTAAATCATCTTCGGTTAGGTGATAAATAGCAAAACCGATTGTCAAACATTCCATACCAATATTACGTTTGGAACgacgattcttttgcatcaACGCCACAATCACCGTACACTTGCCgtcatcatcatcttcatccGGATCGGCTAGTGTTATAACGTATTGTGGATTATGCCAGAAAGTGTCTAAAAAGTTACGACAACCACCGGCTGTGGCACCATACGTCCATTCACCCTCAAACATAGACATTTCCCAACGCCGTTTACCGCTATTCTGTTGCTCTTCGGTTAGCGAGTCCGgtgataaattacaaatttcaacACGATCGAAATGATTGAGAAAATCTTGAAATGACATCCAAAATTCACCGTCACGATCGAAAGTCAAACCGATTTCTTGTTTCTGATCTTCGGGTATATAACGCCATTCGGGTGAACTATCACTCCACGGACCATTCCATTCGGCCTCATTACCCCAGGGATTACGCATGCGTATCATTGGTATTTTGCCCTGTCGATTGGGCACAGCAATGTCGAGTAAACACACTTTTGTTATCGAGTAGGCATGACCACGTATCAAGCCTTGTGGCGTCTCGGCCTCCAAAACATTTGGATCGGGCTCCAAAGAACAACCCATCAAGGAGTTACGATCGACAGCTTTATGTAGGATATTGAATAGATTGTCTGGTGCCTCTTTCAGGTCATACCATTCCGTTACACCGCCGGTAAAATCTTCCATACCCTCACAAGTGGTGCCGCCCTTTAGCGCCTCATAGGAGCCATGTAATCTGTGTGTATAAAgcggaaattaatgaaatacaaatgaactcagcttgtgtgtgtgtgtcaaacCCACTTGGCATAGGCTTTCTCCAGCAGTGCACTCCAAAATTCATTTTTCTCCGTGGAATGCATATACATCAATTCGCCGCGGTAGGTCGGCAGCCGATCGTCGACCACCACATCGATCCATTTGCCATACTGCCAGAAGCAGAAATGAAAAATGCCAGCATAGCTCTCCTCAAAGCTTTGATCTGGCGGCACAACGCGAAAGAATAGATTTGGATCCTGCGTTAGATTGGCCGTGGCAGCAAGCAGCCAACAGTCGCCCAATTCGCCTTGCTGCACATCGAAACGCGAATAGCCTTCCACGAAGAATTGTGGGTCGTCAGCGATTTCCTGCattttttcgtttaattaaaaaaagtagaaTATAAATACTTTTCTCAAGACTGTACTTACATGCGGACGCATCCATTCGATGTGCCGATCTGGTCGTTGTGAAAACATAAGCGACTCGTTGTTGGCTGGAAACATTGGATCCTCGAATAAGGAACCATTTGTAATGCACATGCTCCGGATGGACTCAAAGTCTTGGATGTCTGCTTGCACGCGTGTACCACTGCCCCGTTCGCCAAGCTAAGAATTATTTGAGAAACCATTAattatcataaatcataaaccaTGAAACATTGGAAATATACAAGGTTCTGTGTTTTGAGAGCATTTACGGCAATAAAAGgcataactcaaaaaaaaaatcttcgaaaaatataatgaaaaagcaTTTTCGTTTTCTGAAGAGTCCCAGAACTGAAAATCAGTATCATCAGGATCGACCCCAATCGAGCCAAACTCTTAATAACAGCTCGTTCATGAAAATTAAACTTCTCAAATGGCTCAAACTAATCTTGTAACTAGGTCTAACAAGTCTAGAAGAACAAGAAGtctaacgcagaatcacttttgccaacaggtgctactatggaccgagtaggcaactgaaaaaaaaaatccgctctcaacgaacaaaaatgagactctacaagtccctcatcatccACGTCCTcctttatagtgcagaagcgtggacgatgtcaacaaccGATGAGAAGGCCCAAGGAGTTTTCGAtagaaagattttgcggaagatttatggtgttTTAAACATTGgccacggcgaataccgcagacgatggaatgatgagctgtacgagttataggcgacattgacatagtccagcgaatccAGAAACAgctggcttggtcatgttgtacggatggaagaaaacactccagctctgaaagtattcgatgcagtacccgctggtggaagccgagaaagagaAGGAACTCTACTCTTTCTTAGTCAGCAGTCAGATTTGTACACGGTTTTCAATAAAGCTTTGGTTACCACAATCTGCACGGGTTATAAAAATTGTCTTTGATCACCAAAATCAACCctctaaaaatgaaaataaccgTGCAAAACAGTTTGAAAACTTTGCATACAACACTTTAAACCACATTTTCACTGGATTTAAGAAAATGCATACTTTATAAATCAGCTGTCCATCAAAGGTACGCTTTCGCACCAGCGCTGGCGGTTTCTTAACAGCATCACTCAATTGCTTTTCACATTTCACATCACACTTGTCGATCTCCTGCACACTCTTACTATCCGCATCACTGTCCGCATCAATCAGCGCTAAATTGTTGTAGAGAGCCTCGAAACTTAAACTGGCATTCAAACAGGCAGTTCGACGCAATTTCGACGCATTCTCGGCATCTCTTATATCGGCTTTAGTGCAAACATCCGTTTCCACTTCGAATACATAAGTATCAGCGACTAAAGTGGAAGTGCGACTGTAGTCACTATCTTTCGTCAGCATTTTTTGGCTTTCGGAATGATTTTGAAAAGGTGTacttttgtcaaaaaatacaattttcgaaTATACGCGTTTTTTAGTGATTTATCACAGGCTTTGCAGGCATGCCTACGCGAGGAGTACACGCGCTTGACTGACCAACAGGCAGCCACACAGAATGCACTCCAGGTCCTGTTTGCTGTTTTCAATTCTTCTTTTCAATGGACAATGGCCAAGTGTGTCTAGACGTGTTATGCTCATCGcaatcatttaaataatatcATGGATATTAAGGAGTGCTACGCGCCTCAGTTTATGCCACGCTGGTGtcggagtgtgtgtgtgctgttggGAATGAAATGGCGCGCCAATGAAGGGATAATTTAATGCTTTTCTAACACAAATATGTCACGAATAACCGTAGTTAACGCATGATTGTTGACTAAATTAGGCTGAACAACTCGCTATTGGACGGAAAATTCGCATATCCTTGTGTGGTTAGGCGGCATGTATGGAGTGTACagttgtaatattattttttatgctaaACTTTAAGTTTattctgaattaaattttatgctgACGTTGTCTCACTTTGTGTATTTCaggcattttgtttttgtttaaattatcgCATGCGAGAATGGGAGTGCGTACTGACATATCCTTCGAATATGAGTTGAGTTGAAAGTTGAAATCATTTGCAGGCACTCCTTaaacttaacatttttttttgcacgcgTGTGTTGCAAGGCAGTGGCGTAGTCCTTGAAATTTGACCTACAAAGTTTATAGATTTTCTTCATAGTTAAAATGTTTAGTGAGTATAAGTTGGCAGcttgaagactttttcggaaatcttttaaaacatattaaaaagaTATATTGTTAAGCAAGATTGGAGATTTTACTGAATATCTTCAAAAACtaatcgaaaatttaaaattttttcgatgttgTAAAAGGAGCCAACAGATTCTAATCATAATTTGCTCGGCGCTCTTgggaattacatttttataccctgaacagggtatattaagtatgtcacgaagtttgtaacagaaggaagcgtcggtggctccataaagtatatatataaattatcagtatgttgaactgagtcgatttagccatgtccgtctgtctgtgcgtccgtctgtctgtctgtctgtatatatacgaactagtcctcagtttttaagatatcgttttgaacttttgcagatgttattttctcttcaagaagctgctcatttgtcggaactgccgatatcggaccactatatcatatagctgtcataccaactgaacgatcggaatcaagggcttgtatggaaaactttcgcatttgacgtggtatcttcacgaaattcgatgtgagttattgttcgtagaaataatttaatctccgaaaaaatggTTCagatcttcacgaaatttgacatggattactgcttaaggtaataatataatctccgaagaaattgttaagatcggttaactatataaccttattgtttctagcaaacaacccggaattagtaaaatgttttcttttgtttcttaCATTTTCTTATGTCTttaaatttgcttaaacacatagttactaaaagaaatgcacctgtgaagggtatattagcttcggtacagccgaagttaacgttttttcttgttacttTTAAAAAACGGCACACTATTCGAATGGGATATTATTTCAGAAGAGTGTAAATAGCAATATAACCTCACATATTGGTAACATAATTTAAACAGTTTGGAACTTTCAATTTCATTCTTCTTTTAAAACAGATCGGATTGGTCAAAGTACATTTATGGAAATCaatttcattctttttttaaataaatcggtACAGACTTGTATGAGtatcaatttcattattttttgcatacataAATCGGTATAGACTTTTATGAGTATCAATTTCATTCTTCTTTTAAAACAGATCGGATCGGTCAAAGCACTTTTATGAGTATCAATTTCATTTCAACACAAAAATGTCGGCATTTTGCGAAGTGTCGCTCCTTATTAATGCTGCACATCCCCTTATGACTTTTTAACTTTACAGTTATGTGGCAATAAAAGCGTAATTTTGTATAC belongs to Zeugodacus cucurbitae isolate PBARC_wt_2022May chromosome 6, idZeuCucr1.2, whole genome shotgun sequence and includes:
- the LOC105210302 gene encoding calpain-A, with the protein product MDDLTNFLKQAGKEFLNAAGDAAVGAAKDVVGSVINEIFIKKEADTKRVLPSIKNMRVLGERGSGTRVQADIQDFESIRSMCITNGSLFEDPMFPANNESLMFSQRPDRHIEWMRPHEIADDPQFFVEGYSRFDVQQGELGDCWLLAATANLTQDPNLFFRVVPPDQSFEESYAGIFHFCFWQYGKWIDVVVDDRLPTYRGELMYMHSTEKNEFWSALLEKAYAKLHGSYEALKGGTTCEGMEDFTGGVTEWYDLKEAPDNLFNILHKAVDRNSLMGCSLEPDPNVLEAETPQGLIRGHAYSITKVCLLDIAVPNRQGKIPMIRMRNPWGNEAEWNGPWSDSSPEWRYIPEDQKQEIGLTFDRDGEFWMSFQDFLNHFDRVEICNLSPDSLTEEQQNSGKRRWEMSMFEGEWTYGATAGGCRNFLDTFWHNPQYVITLADPDEDDDDGKCTVIVALMQKNRRSKRNIGMECLTIGFAIYHLTEDDLHTRPQGLNYFKYRASVGRSPHFINTREVCARFKLPPGHYLIVPSTFDPNEEGEFVIRVFSETQNNMEENDDHVGYGSPTDDKVLPSLPNPMDPRPQEGHNESLLKLFQSIAGPDMEVDWMELKRILDHSMKDDLPKSTSYTPYNYNVQNADVGGGAPAEGGGLNILALVCGPFCKGTPFESIFSEGNEQNPPNANQTKAGGYIGLPPVIMEENTGGFSKDVCRSMVAMMDVDQSGKLGFEEFEALLTDIAKWKAIFKLYDPEQTGRIDGFKLRDALNSAGYHLNNRILNALAHRYGSRDGKISFDDFLMCAVKIRTYIDIFKQRDTENKDVATFSMDEWIEKTIYS